A stretch of DNA from Gammaproteobacteria bacterium:
GTCATGGAAAACGGTTGCAGATGGCGTGGCCTGCCACAGGAATCCGGAAACTGGCACACTATTCATACGCGCGCCGGTCGATGGTCAAAAAATGGTGTTCCGGATCGGATTCTTTCCGTGTTGCGTACTGAATCGATCGTCCGGATCGATCATATACTCCTGGATAGTACAATTATTAAAGTACATCCGGATGGTACCGGTGCGTTAAAAAGAAATGGCCCTCAATCCATTGGCAAAACATGTGGCGGACATACAACAAAAATTAATACAATTGCAATTGATGATAAAAAATCCCTTGATTTTTCATTATCTTGTGGCCAGTCGCCCGATGCACCGGAGGGACGAAAACTGCTCGATAAATTAAACGGAAAAAATCTGGAAGGAGTTCCAGTAATAATGGACAGGGCTTACGAGGATAATAAAACAGGGGAGCTGGTATCAAACCCGGGAATGAAACCTGTCGTACCTCCGAAAAGAAACAGGATTGTAAAATGGGAATACGACAGGGAAATGTACAAAAAAAGAAATGAAGTTGAAAGATTATTCAGGAGATTGAAAAGATTTCGAAGGATCTTTACAGGATTTGACAAACTGGATGTCATGTTTAATTTTTTTGTTACCTTTGGTCTAATTCTCGATATGATCAATTAGTGTGAACAGGCCCTAGTGATCGTGGCTTCGTGAAAACGTAAGGTTGACTTTCCATCCGGTGATAAATCAAATACGCCATCGATCACCACACAATGGAAATGGATATGCTCATTGAGAGAAGAACCAAAACGGTGAATGAATGCCACCGCACCGATTCTGGCCGTGGTATCCACGCCCAGACTCAATTCGCGTAAGCAGGATTCGACGGCATGTAGAAAAATATGTAACGCGGTATTGATGGCACGAGGGTTTTGACGCAGAAAAAATATACATTTCGTTAGACAGTGCAACCTACAACAAACAGACATAAAACGAACCGACAATGCCTGAAACAGTAAATGACAAACAAGTATTCTCTCTGCTTGAGGTAACGAAAAGCATACAGAAGACAATTGCTGAACGATATAAAAGCTCGTTTTGGGTAAAAGCCGAAATGAACAAACTAAACTTTTACTCACAATCAGGACATTGCTATCCCGAACTTGTAGAAAAGCAGAATGGAAAAGTTATCGCTCAAATGCGCTCTAACTTGTGGAAAGAAGACTACATAAGTATTAACAACAACTTTAAGAAAGTTCTCAATGAACCATTAAAAGACGGAATTAAAATTTTGTTCCTGGCAAAAGTTTCATTTGAATCTTCTTACGGACTTGCTTTACGCATAATAGACATCGACCCGAGTTACACACTTGGTGACCTTGAAAAAGAAAAGCAGGAAACAATTAAAAAGCTAAACGATGAAAAAATATTCAACATAAATAAAAGTTTAAAACTTCCGCTGCTTCCGCAGCGGATAGCAATAATTTCTGTTGAAACAAGCAAGGGTTACAAAGATTTTCTTGGAAAAATTGAAAGCAATCCTTGGGGCTACAAATTCTTTCATATGCTTTTCCCTTCATTGCTTCAAGGCGAAAAAATCATTCAATCAATATCCACCCAACTACAACTAATACGAAAAGTAAAAACGCACTTTGATGTTGTTGCAATAATTCGTGGCGGAGGCGGAGACGTTGGACTTTCATCTTACAACAATTATGAGTTAGCAAAAGAAATTGCCCTATTTCCCATTCCAATTTTGACAGGTATCGGACACATTACAAATGAAACGGTAGTTGAAATGGTATCGCATAAAAATTTAATCACGCCTACTGATTTAGCGGACTTCTTAACACAAAAGTTTCATAACTTTTCTGTTCCAGTTAAAGAGGCACAACAAAAAATCACCGACAAATCAAAAAGATTAATAAGTGATGAAAAAAAAAATTTCAGTCGGAGGTTAAATTATTTCGTTCTGTTACCGACAACATGCTAATCGTAAATAGAAACGAAATAAAAGAACAAGTTCAATCATTATTTCAACAAGCTCACTTTATTTTCAAAAAAAAGAAAGAGTATTTGCTTAGTATAAAAGATGTAATTAGGAAAGGGACAAATATTTTTTGTAATACAGCTAAGCAAGAAATAAAACAGTTTGCTTTGACCATGAAGAAAGATGTTGGAACTCAACTTAACGCTGTTAAGTTGGTGATAAATCAAAATGCCAATCAAGTTGTAAGAGGTTCAAGAGTTTTAATTTTTTTAAGGAAGGAAAAATTTTTTCAGTTCAAGGAACGGTTTTCAGAAAAATCTTTATTGCTTTTGCGAAATGAAACCATGGAACTAAACAACATTGAGAAAAATGTAAATAACATGAACCCAAAAGAAGTGATGAGGCGTGGTTACAGCATCACCCTTTTACAAGGAAAAGCAGTAAAAAACTTTGACAAGGTAAAAGAAGGCGACATATTAAACACAGTGGTGTTTGAAGGCAATATTATTAGCATTGTAAAATCATCAAAACCAAACGAACTATGAATAAAAAAATAAATTACACCGAAGCATTTGAAGAGTTGCAAGTAATTGTATCCGAAATAGAGCAAGGGGAAATTTCAGTTGACGAACTTTCTGAAAAAGTAAAGAGAGCCGCGCAACTGATTAAAATATGTAAAAACAAACTTGCGACAACAGAAGAAGATGTAAATAAAATTCTGAATGAACTTGACACCGCAACAAAAGACGATGACGAAGACTTATTTTAATATTCGTATACTTGCAACTGAGTTTAATTTATTAAGAAAAGAATAAGAAAAGAGGCAGAATCAAAAAATGAAAATAATTTGTGTAAGTCCAGAAGGTATTAATCAATATGAAAAAGATGCTAATGCTAGAATGGAAAAAGAATTTAGCTCAAAATGGCGTGGATATTCTGCATTCTTACTAAAGGATAGCAAGCAAGGCAACAGAGAAATAGATTTAGTTATTGTAACTGGTGGATTCAAGCTCGAAGTGCAACAGATGAATTAACAGTTAGTTGAGTAGCGAGATACGCGAGTATTCCGCTTCCTGGTCCCCCATCGAAGTTGAAAAAGTGAGCTACACACATCTTACCCAAGACGAAAGATGCCAAATTTCGATTCTCAGGAAAGTAGGCAACACCATTAGAGCAATTGCAGACTTGCCGGGTCGAAACAAATCAACCATTGGTCGCGAGTTGAAGCGCAATGGTGTTGCCGGCGACCATCAAGCCGCCGCGGCGCAAACTCTCGCAGTAGAACGCAGGGTCGCTTGCGCCAATGGGCCCCTGGTCTCGGCAGATACCTGGAGCTTCGTTGATGAAAAGCTCGGGCAATACTGGAGTCCCGAACAGATCAGCGGCTATCTGAAAGTGAATGACCAGCCCACGGTCAGCCACGAAAGCATCTATCAGCGCATTTACGCGGACCAGCGGGCAGGAGGGTCCCTGCATCGCGTCCTTCGTTGCCGGAAGCAGCGCCGTAAGCGTTATAGGAGCACTGAACGGCGTGGAACGATCCCGAACCAGACATCCATTGAGCAACGACCAGAGATCGTGGATACGCGTGAGCGTTTGGGTGACTGGGAGGCCGATCTCGTTATTGGCGCCGCCCATCAGGGTGCTCTGCTTACCGTCAACGAACGCCGTTCGCGCCTGACTCTCATCGCACCGTTGGCCAGCAAGGAGGCCAACGTCGTAGCGGATGCGATGATTTCCCTACTCAAGCCCTTCGCCGCTCACGTTCATACCATCACAACGGACAATGGCAAAGAGTTCACTCAACATGAACGAATCGCAAAAGCGCTGAATGCAGAGTTTTATTTTGCGCACCCCTATTCCTCGTGGGAGCGTGGTGCTAACGAAAATATGAATGGCCTAATTCGCCAGTTCTTTCCCAAAAAAATGAGCCTTAAATTCATTTCTGACCAATCCATCAAGAAGGTCAAAGAACTCTTAAATCACCGGCCACGAAAATGCCTCGGATTCAAAACTCCTTTTAATGTATTCAATAATGAATTACCATCCCCTAATTCATCTGTTGCACTTCGAGCTTGAATCCACCTTTCCCTAAAATTTTATCACCCTCATCTTACTTATTTTAAAAAAAGGAATGCTGATTATGAAAAAATTTTTAGAAACAGGACATTTGGTTATTTATGACGATTTTTTAGATAAGATACAATTTGAAAGGATTTGGCAAGCCATTCAAACCGAGGAATACTCAATAATTCACATTCAAAAATGGTTGAAAATCTGGAGAATTTCCGACGGGCTGCCAATGTTCAGCAAGTTATACGTGGATAAAGAATTTCCTTTTAATAATTATATGGATTTAATGAATACTTCCTTTAAAGAATCTGCCGAAAATCATCCAAATATTGTTGGTAATTGGAAAAATATTGGTTTAAGATCCTATTTGTATAATAGGGATACAAAATTGAGTTGGCACAACGACAAAGGATATACTGCCGCTGGAATTTTTTATGTTCATCCCTATTGGGGATCTACCTGGGGCGGAGAATTAATGATCGCGCAAACTCCTGAAGCTGAATCAATACCCAATCCAGCATTGGAACATACATTTGAAGATAAATTTTTTGAATATTATGGATGTGGACAATATATAACGGCAAAACCTAATAGATTAATTTTATTAAAAAGTGGAGTTTGGCATTCTATAAATCGAGTTGACAAGGACGCTGGTGATCATGTTAGGTGTTCTGTAGTAGCATTTTTTACATCATGATAATGATTCATCCCCTGCCGTGTTTCCCTCCGATAGCGATTTGATTTTGTCAATAGTGGTGGAGGCAATTTCATTACTTGAACGATTGGACCAATCTGCGGTTTCCAACACTCAGACTTACTCCGAAACTACCCATAAACGTCTTACACGTTGGCGACAAGTTGTTGCTCGCGATGATTCCATGCTATTCAATCGTCGGCTCTGCTGGGATGGACGCGATTTCGTGATGGCTAACAGCGCGTTGAGCAGGCGCGATCCTCTACTTAAAGATCTGCCTGAATGGGCTGCAACACTTATGGAAGTGATCGTCAATGCAAGTGGTGGAACTATGGGCCACGATAGTTCAATCGATCACAATCAGCCGCTGCCATTCGAGGACATATTGCTGCCGGCAGTGATCGTTGCGCGCACAAAGCTTCATACTCGCCTAGGGGACGGAAAGAAAAACGACTTCTATTCCATCCTGAGTGTCAATGCTCAACGAAGCCTGGAACGCGCTTTGCTGACACGCTTGAGCAACTGTTGCAGTCTAACCCTGCTCCATGAATTTCAGCGCATTCACGTCGATGTATCAGGTCGATATCCGTTATTTGTCAAAAATTTGTTCGACAGTGGTCTGCGTTCTTTTTTTTGCAATTATCCAGTCCTTGGTCGACTGATAGCGACGATTGTGGATTCCTGGGTGAATGCGAGCGAGGAATTCATCCGTCGTCTTGTTGAAGATTTGCCTACCATTATCCGTATCTTTGTCCCCACCCACGATGAAATACTCACAAACTTAGGCGTGATTGAAGAATTGGTTCCAGATCTTGGTGACCCGCATCACGGTGGCCGTAGCGTCGTGGCGGTGACGTTCACAATGGGCTTGAAGCTGGTCTACAAACCGCGCAACCTTGCGCCTGAGATCGGCTTCAATAAGCTGCTAGATTGGTGTAACCATCGGATGGATTCGTGTCCTCGGCTGCGTGTTCTTCAAATCCTAGATTGCGGAACCCACGGATGGATGGAATTCGTCGAGCCGATGGATTGCGTGAATCTGTATGAGGTTGAACGTTTTTATCAACGCGTTGGTATGCTCCTCGCAATTGTAAGCGCCCTTGGGGCCACCGATATCCACCAAGATAATTTGATTGCAAGCGGTGAACATTTATTTTTGGTCGATGCCGAAACCATCATGCATCCACAACCGCAATCCTTGGATCCGGTAGCCGCGTTTTTTGAATCAAAAGACAGCCATCTCGACGCCGTGCTGCAAACCGCGATGTTGCCTTTTACGCATGAACGAAGCGGACTCAAAAGCCAACATACGCTCCCTTTGCTTGACAGTAGATTACGTTGGAAGGCGATAAACACTGACCACATGCGTTGCGAGCCAGAAAAGACGGCAGATCGATGTCAAAATTATCTACCGCATTACCGAAACGAGGGCATTACGGTCGATGCTTATGTTTTACAGCTAATAGACGGCTTTTCTAAAATTTGGCGTTTTTTTATGCAGGAACGTTCCACGTTACTCGGAGCTAACGGTCCGTTGGAAATTTTTCGAGGACAGCGGGTTCGATTTGTCTTTCGCTCTACCCGTATCTACGGATTACTATCCTATCGCAGTTTATCGCCACGATTTCTAGGCTTCGGTCTTGATCGAAGCATTGAGCTGGAGCTTCTTTATCGGGCACTCCTGAATTGTAACGAACGCCCCATCGCGTGGCCCATTGTGCGTGAAGAAATCCAATGTCTTGAGCGTCTCGATATTCCACGTTTTAGTGTTGAAACAACCGACACTACGCTACAACTAGGAAATCAGGGTAGCGTGACAAATTACCTTGAAGAGTCGGGTTTCGACCGAATGGCGCGGTTGCTGCTTCGCCAGAATGAAATAAATCTCGCCCAACAGATTGCGGTAATTCATGCAACTTTGTGCATTACCACCAAATCGACAACGGATATTCTGCAATATGGATCAACAATTCGTCCAACAGTTGGTGAAGGGTTGTTGGCGGCGGCTGCAATAATTGCCCAGCGGTTACGTGAACGCGCAATCATCTGTGCTGATGGGAGTGCGAACTGGATCGGTTTTCGGGTCACGCCTGCGGGTGATCGTTTCACTATTGAAGCAACGCCTGACAATCTCTATCACGGTAGATGCGGAATTGCGCTCTTCCTCGCTGCTTTTGATCGTAGTAACCGTTCCGATCAACATCGTGATCTCATTATGGCTGCGATTCGACCGGCGCGTTGCTTGGCGGACGGGTATGAAAAATCCGCACGACAACAATTTGCCACGCGGTTCGGAATTGGCGCTGCGGTGGGTATCGCTTCAATTATTTATTCCTTAGTAAAAATTAGCGAATTTCTTGACGATAACGTATTTATTGAAGATGCCTTACGGATAACCAGATTGATTACTGCCGAGGTAATCGCAGCCGACCCTTACTTTGATATCACTGCTGGCACTGCCGGTGCCATTCTTGGTCTCCTCGCACTTTACTCAAACTGTGGAGAGAATACGGTACTCGCAACAGCGGAATTATGTGGTCGGCATCTTTTGTCGGTGTCATCGACCAACACTCGCGGTATCCGTCAATGGAAATCCCTCGGCAATGGGTCAGCCATCGGATTCGCCCACGGTAGCACGGGCATTGCGTATGCCTTGACATGTCTTGGCGCAGTCTGCGGAAATACCGATTTTTTAGTGGCGGGCCAAGCAATTCTCGCTGACGAAAATTGCATTGTTACGCATGATGAAAGAGCGGGTGATGTCAGCGAAAAAGGAAATGAAATACCGTTTCCAGTTCACACGGTAAGCTGGTGCCACGGCATAACCGGAATTGCCCTCGGACGCTTGGCAGCGTTTACGTCGTGTCATACGTCTGCCTGTAATGATATTCCCTTGTTCCTCACGAAAAATAAGCAATTTTCTTGGGATGGTCCTGATCACCTATGCTGTGGAAATTTTGGGCGCATCGAATTATCAGTAGTGGCTGCGGAAAAACTCGTTCAACCGATTTTCAAGGAAGAA
This window harbors:
- a CDS encoding transposase, with translation MKLTMEAFEKIEGLFPRQRGNVKFFTFSVLTAMLHVMENGCRWRGLPQESGNWHTIHTRAGRWSKNGVPDRILSVLRTESIVRIDHILLDSTIIKVHPDGTGALKRNGPQSIGKTCGGHTTKINTIAIDDKKSLDFSLSCGQSPDAPEGRKLLDKLNGKNLEGVPVIMDRAYEDNKTGELVSNPGMKPVVPPKRNRIVKWEYDREMYKKRNEVERLFRRLKRFRRIFTGFDKLDVMFNFFVTFGLILDMIN
- a CDS encoding hypothetical protein (Evidence 5 : Unknown function), yielding MSVCCRLHCLTKCIFFLRQNPRAINTALHIFLHAVESCLRELSLGVDTTARIGAVAFIHRFGSSLNEHIHFHCVVIDGVFDLSPDGKSTLRFHEATITRACSH
- a CDS encoding exodeoxyribonuclease VII large subunit; this translates as MPETVNDKQVFSLLEVTKSIQKTIAERYKSSFWVKAEMNKLNFYSQSGHCYPELVEKQNGKVIAQMRSNLWKEDYISINNNFKKVLNEPLKDGIKILFLAKVSFESSYGLALRIIDIDPSYTLGDLEKEKQETIKKLNDEKIFNINKSLKLPLLPQRIAIISVETSKGYKDFLGKIESNPWGYKFFHMLFPSLLQGEKIIQSISTQLQLIRKVKTHFDVVAIIRGGGGDVGLSSYNNYELAKEIALFPIPILTGIGHITNETVVEMVSHKNLITPTDLADFLTQKFHNFSVPVKEAQQKITDKSKRLISDEKKNFSRRLNYFVLLPTTC
- a CDS encoding hypothetical protein (Evidence 5 : Unknown function), which codes for MLIVNRNEIKEQVQSLFQQAHFIFKKKKEYLLSIKDVIRKGTNIFCNTAKQEIKQFALTMKKDVGTQLNAVKLVINQNANQVVRGSRVLIFLRKEKFFQFKERFSEKSLLLLRNETMELNNIEKNVNNMNPKEVMRRGYSITLLQGKAVKNFDKVKEGDILNTVVFEGNIISIVKSSKPNEL
- the xseB gene encoding Exodeoxyribonuclease 7 small subunit, with translation MNKKINYTEAFEELQVIVSEIEQGEISVDELSEKVKRAAQLIKICKNKLATTEEDVNKILNELDTATKDDDEDLF
- a CDS encoding hypothetical protein (Evidence 5 : Unknown function); this encodes MKIICVSPEGINQYEKDANARMEKEFSSKWRGYSAFLLKDSKQGNREIDLVIVTGGFKLEVQQMN
- a CDS encoding transposase, with protein sequence MSSEIREYSASWSPIEVEKVSYTHLTQDERCQISILRKVGNTIRAIADLPGRNKSTIGRELKRNGVAGDHQAAAAQTLAVERRVACANGPLVSADTWSFVDEKLGQYWSPEQISGYLKVNDQPTVSHESIYQRIYADQRAGGSLHRVLRCRKQRRKRYRSTERRGTIPNQTSIEQRPEIVDTRERLGDWEADLVIGAAHQGALLTVNERRSRLTLIAPLASKEANVVADAMISLLKPFAAHVHTITTDNGKEFTQHERIAKALNAEFYFAHPYSSWERGANENMNGLIRQFFPKKMSLKFISDQSIKKVKELLNHRPRKCLGFKTPFNVFNNELPSPNSSVALRA
- a CDS encoding 2OG-Fe(II) oxygenase, which translates into the protein MKKFLETGHLVIYDDFLDKIQFERIWQAIQTEEYSIIHIQKWLKIWRISDGLPMFSKLYVDKEFPFNNYMDLMNTSFKESAENHPNIVGNWKNIGLRSYLYNRDTKLSWHNDKGYTAAGIFYVHPYWGSTWGGELMIAQTPEAESIPNPALEHTFEDKFFEYYGCGQYITAKPNRLILLKSGVWHSINRVDKDAGDHVRCSVVAFFTS
- a CDS encoding LanM family lanthionine synthetase; the protein is MFPSDSDLILSIVVEAISLLERLDQSAVSNTQTYSETTHKRLTRWRQVVARDDSMLFNRRLCWDGRDFVMANSALSRRDPLLKDLPEWAATLMEVIVNASGGTMGHDSSIDHNQPLPFEDILLPAVIVARTKLHTRLGDGKKNDFYSILSVNAQRSLERALLTRLSNCCSLTLLHEFQRIHVDVSGRYPLFVKNLFDSGLRSFFCNYPVLGRLIATIVDSWVNASEEFIRRLVEDLPTIIRIFVPTHDEILTNLGVIEELVPDLGDPHHGGRSVVAVTFTMGLKLVYKPRNLAPEIGFNKLLDWCNHRMDSCPRLRVLQILDCGTHGWMEFVEPMDCVNLYEVERFYQRVGMLLAIVSALGATDIHQDNLIASGEHLFLVDAETIMHPQPQSLDPVAAFFESKDSHLDAVLQTAMLPFTHERSGLKSQHTLPLLDSRLRWKAINTDHMRCEPEKTADRCQNYLPHYRNEGITVDAYVLQLIDGFSKIWRFFMQERSTLLGANGPLEIFRGQRVRFVFRSTRIYGLLSYRSLSPRFLGFGLDRSIELELLYRALLNCNERPIAWPIVREEIQCLERLDIPRFSVETTDTTLQLGNQGSVTNYLEESGFDRMARLLLRQNEINLAQQIAVIHATLCITTKSTTDILQYGSTIRPTVGEGLLAAAAIIAQRLRERAIICADGSANWIGFRVTPAGDRFTIEATPDNLYHGRCGIALFLAAFDRSNRSDQHRDLIMAAIRPARCLADGYEKSARQQFATRFGIGAAVGIASIIYSLVKISEFLDDNVFIEDALRITRLITAEVIAADPYFDITAGTAGAILGLLALYSNCGENTVLATAELCGRHLLSVSSTNTRGIRQWKSLGNGSAIGFAHGSTGIAYALTCLGAVCGNTDFLVAGQAILADENCIVTHDERAGDVSEKGNEIPFPVHTVSWCHGITGIALGRLAAFTSCHTSACNDIPLFLTKNKQFSWDGPDHLCCGNFGRIELSVVAAEKLVQPIFKEEASSVAAALITRASIHGGYFLHSQIPRGAFVPGFFRGESGIGYQLLRLASPIPLPSILLWE